The sequence TCTCCGGTGACCTGCGGGTGCTCTCCAGACTGCTGGAGCGGGAGAACCAGGCGCACGGCACCCTCGGTGACGTCGCGTCGCTGATGGGCAAGCATTCGGTGACGGACGAGGAGAACGCGATCCGCGACGTCCTGGTCGGCAAGTCCAGCCTCGACGAGCAGATCCGCGACGTCGAAGACGTGGCCGCGGGCGACGATCTGGACGCATTCTTCGCGCAGTTCGACCTCGCGGAGACCCCGGACGACGACCCGAAGGCCGCGCTGCCGCAGGCCCCGCGACAGTGTCTGTACGCCGACGACCTCACGTTCCTCGACGAGGCCCTCAAGGCCGCGTTCCACGACGTGCCGCACGCGACGCTCGAGGACGGCGGCGTCGGGTGGACGGTTCACGCCAACCACGCGGTCGCGGAGCTGACGCCGCCGCGGGATCTCCGGCAGCGGCTCGGGCAGCTGCCGCAGAACTACCTGCAGCACGGCAAGGTCCTCGAACGGCTCACCCTCGCCACCTCCCCGGAGGTGGGTAACGCGCAGCTCGCCGCGGCCCGCGAGGGCAAGGGTGTCGCCAACACGACGTGGCCGGAGGCGCACTACCTGGGACCGCTGCACCCGGTGCTGGACTGGGCCAGTGACCGCGCGTTGAGTGCGTTGGGCCGTAACCAGATCTTCGTGATCCGCGGCGACGTCGACTCCCCCACCGTGCTGCTGATGGGCACGTTGATGAACCGGCGCGGTCAATTGATCTCGCGGGTGTTCTCCACCGCCGAGTTCCCCAATCCGAACAATCCGTCGTTCTGCGCCGTGGAGACGCTGCCGAACCTCGACTTCCTCACCTCCGATACCGGGCTGCGGCCGGGCTCGGCGAACCCAGGGGCGGTCGCCGACGCGGAGCGGTACCGGGAGCTGGTGCCGATTGCGGTGGACGAGGCCACGACGGCGATGCAGATGGTGCTCGACGCGCAGGAGGCTGCCGCCACCGAGCGGCTGGACCGGTGGCGGCGACGCGCCGACCGCTGGCGCGCCGGCGCAGAACAGCTGGAACTGTTTGGCGGGCAACGCAAGAAGGTGGACACCCTGTCCCGCCGGATCGCGGAGGAGCAGCGTCTCGCCGAGTCCCTCGCCCCCACCCAGCAGTTGGTGCGCCCGCTGCTGCTCATCGTTCCCAACGCCTCCGGAAAGGACCAGTAGGTCGTGGCGTCTTTCGATTCCATCGTCATCGGCGAGGACTGGATCAGCGAGCACTACTTCACCACCGACTCGGCGAAGGAGTCGTTCCACGGCAAGGTGCTAGAGCTGCGCAAGCTGTGGGATGCGGAGAAGAAGGAAGGCCGGGCGACGGTCCGCGAGCACCTGCTCGCCGCCACCGGCGCCCTGCAGACCGCGCTCGCCGGACTCGCGGAGAACCCGGATGCCGCACCGGAGGCGCACGCCCTGGCCCGGACCACGTTCGGTTACCCGGCCGCGCTGTCGACGTTCACCGCCGAACGCGCCGGCTCCGAGCTGGAGATACCGGACGCGAAGCTCGACGGCACCGCTAGTGTGCTGTTCCTGCAGGCGGTTCCTGTGACGTCGATCGAGGACCTGCTCGACCTGGAGACGGGTCTGCTGATCTCGCCGGCCGTCGAGGACGGCAAGCCGATCGAGTCGGCGTCGAAGGCGGTGTCGGCGGCGTTCCGCTCGGATGCGCCGCCGTCGTTCGTGGTGGTCCAGGCCGGGCAGTGGCTGCTGCTCGCCGAGGCCGAACGGTGGGCGGAGGGACGCTACCTGGCGGTGGACCTGCTCGTGGTCGCCGAGCGCCGACACGAGGCGAAGGGCGGCGAGATCGACCGCGTCGCCGCGATGTTCGGACGCCAGGCGCTGCTGCCGGACGCGGAGGGCAACATCTGGTGGGCGGGGGTGCTGGAGGATTCGGTCAAGCACACCGTCGGGGTGTCGAAGGATCTGCGTGAGGGCATCCGGCTGTCCATCGAGATCATCGCCAACGACGTGGTCCGCCGCCGCGCCGCAAAAGGCCTGACGTTGGACGGGATCGACGGGCAGGATCTGGCCAAGCATTCGCTGCGGTTCCTGTACCGGATCCTGTTCCTGCTGTACGCGGAGGCGTCCCCGGAGATGCGGGTGCTGCCGACCGGCGCCGCGGAGTACGAGGAGGGCTACGGCCTGGACCGACTGCGGGAGCTGACGCTCACCGAGCTGGTGTCGGAGCAGGCCCGCACTGGCACTCATCTATACGAGTCGCTGGCGACGCTGTTCCGGCTCGTCGACCGGGGCCACTCGCCGGCAGTGCTGGAGAATGTCGCGGACGATCCGGCACCGGGCCTGGAATTCCAGCCGCTGCGCGCCGACCTCTTCAAGCCCGAGGCGACGGCTTTGATCGACGAGGTGGGCCTGGGTAACGAGGCCACGCAGCGGGTGCTCGAACAGCTACTGCTGTCAAAGGAATCGAAGGGACGTAAGGGCGCCGAGCGCGGCTTCATCTCCTACGCGGAGCTAGGAATCAACCAGCTGGGCGCGGTCTACGAAGGCTTGATGAGCTACACCGGGTTCTTCGCCGAGGAAGATTTGTACGAGGTCGCAAAGAACGGTGATCCGGAGAAGGGTTCGTGGGTGGTCCCGGTGGACCGCTCTGATCATCTCGACGAGAAGGATTTTGTTCGCGCGGTCGACGAGGCGACCGGCGAGGAGAAGCCGGTGCTGCACCGCAAGGGCACGTTCGTGTTCCGCCTCGCCGGCCGCGAACGTCAGCAGTCGGCGTCGTACTACACCCCGGAAGTGCTGACGAAGTTCGTTGTTTCCCAAGCCCTCGAAGAGCTGCTCGACCAGAACGACGAACGCACGACACCTGAGCAGATCCTCGCCCTGACCATCTGCGAGCCCGCCCTCGGGTCCGGCGCGTTCGCCATCGAGGCGGTCCGCCAGCTTGCCGCCGAGTACCTCAAGCGCAAGCAGGAAGACCTGGGCAAGCTGATCGAACCCGACAAATATCCTGTCGAGTTGCAGAAGGTGAAGGCACACATCGCGCTCCACCAGGTCTACGGCGTGGACCTCAACGCCACCGCCGTCGAGTTGGCGGAAATCTCACTGTGGCTGGATACCATGGTCGCCGGCCTGCAGGCCCCGTGGTTTGGCCTGCACCTGCGTCGCGGCAACTCGCTCATTGGTGCGCGGCGTTCGGTCTACGCGCCGAGCCTGCTCACGAAGAAGCAGTGGCTCAGAACGCCGGCCAAGGACGCGCCGCTGGGCGAGGAGATCGGTGCCGGCATCCACCACTTCCTCCTGCCGTCGGATGGTTGGGGCGCTGTGATCGACACCGCCGAAGCCAAGACGTACGCGCCGGAGAAGCGCGAGGAACTGCGCCTGTGGCGCAACGAGATTCGTAAGTCGCCGAGCAAGGCGATCGTCAAGCGCCTGCAGTCGTTGGCGCAACGGGTGGAGACGCTGTGGGAGTTCACACTACGTCGGCTGACGATCGCGGAGTCCGAGATCCGCCGCGACATTCAGCTGTGGGGTTCGGACCTGGTCGAGCACACCCCCGCGGTGACTCGTGAGGAAATCGAGAACGTCCTGAGCGACCCGAATGGCGCATATCAGCGCCTCCGGCGGGTGATGGACGCGTGGTGCGCGATCTGGTCGTGGCCGCTTACGTCGCAGTTCGATCCGCCAGACTGGGATCAGTGGGTCGGCGGTCTTGAGGCACTACTCGGCGTCGCCGTCAAGGAAACCGCCGCCGAGCGTCGCGGTCAGCTGAGCATTGGGCGCGACACCAGTTGGCAGGAACTCGGGTTCGCCGAGGAGAACGACCTGCTGCTGTCGCGCGCGATGGCGGTCGGTCATGTCTACCACCAGTTCCCGTGGCTCGATGTCGCGCAACAGATCGGCGACCGCCAGGGCTTTTTCCACTGGGAGCTCGACTTCGCACCAGTATTCGCGGCTGGTGGCTTCAACCTACAGGTCGGAAATCCGCCGTGGGTGCGGCCGGACTGGGATGAAGCCGGGGTTCTCGCCGAGTTTGACCCGTGGTGGCAGCTCGCGGACAAAGCTGCTGAGGCAGCTAAGCGCGCCAAACGCGAAACCACGCTGAACGATGCGGCAGCACGGGATACCTTCCTCACCGAACGGGCAGCCCAGGCTGGCACGAAGGAAAGCCTCGGGTCAGGTGTTGATCGTCCAGTCCTCACGGGGTTGCAGCCAGACCTGTATCGCTGCTTCATGGAGCGCACTTGGAGATCTGCAGCACCACGCGGAATTTCGGCACTGATCCACCCTGAGAGTCACTTCACCGAACTTCGAGCGAAGAACCTACGTCGAGATAGCTATCATAGGCTCAGGCGCCACTGGCAGTTCAAGAACAACACCTACATCTTCCGCGAGATCAGCGACAAACGAGACTTCGGTGTTCACATCTACGGGCACGCGTCTCCGAATGTGAGCTTCATCCAGGGCGCATGGTTGTACCACCCGTCAGTCGCCGAAAGGTCCCTCGTGCATGACGGTTCCGGACCGGAGCCCGGTGTTCGAGATGACAACGATCAGTGGGACATGCGCCCGCACGAGCAGCGCGTTGTTAACGTCGATGTGGGAGTCCTGACTGGCTGGGCTGAGTTGATTGATGAACCAGGAACTCCTGCCGACGAAGCGCGCATGCTCTATCCGGTCAACCGCGCCAGCGCCGAGGTCCTAGAAAAGATCTCGGCTGCGCCGCGGCTCGGCGATGTCAGCTTTGAGTGGACACGAGGGTGGGAAGAGGACCGCGACCGCACGCTCGGATTCTTTGAAGCTCGGACCACGACCCCCGACCGGTGGGAGGACGCGATCCTGCAAGGGCCGCACTTTACAGTCGCCACGCCGCTCTATCAGCAACCAAAGCCGAATCCGAAGAGCCGACAGGATACTGAGCAACTCGACCTCTGTGCACTCGACGCTGACTTCATCCCCCGCACCAACTACCAGGTAGCGAAGCAGTACGACGGTTACGCCGCCGCCTACCCGAAGTGGCACGACGAACCCAGTTCATCGTTCTTCCGCCTCGCCTGGCGGCGTATGGCCGATTCAGCAACCGTTCGTAGCGTCCATCCCGCAATCTTGCCGCCGGGACCATGTCACGTAAATGCGGTCCTAACGGCGGCACCAAACACACACACCGATCTTGCCGTAATCGCTGGATCGCTTGCTTCGATTCCGGTCGATTTCTTCGTCAAAGCAGCGGGTATTTCTGATCTCTATGTGAGCAATATCAATCGTCTGCCGTGCATCCGAAACCACTATTTGGAACAGCAACTCATCCTGCGAACCCTCCGCCTAAACTGCCTTGTCCGCCCTTACGCTGCGCTTTGGAACGAGCTATACGACTCTACATGGCAACATGATTCGTGGGTTCCGGGCGTGGGCATCGACTACGCAGGCCGCGTGATGCTTGGAGACGTAGACACCAAGTGGGGGTCGGCCACCCCCCTCCGTCGCGCCGCCGACCGCCGCCAGGCCCTCGTCGAGATCGACGCGATCGTCGCAATCATGCTCGGCATCACGGCGGATGAGCTGCTGACGATCTACCGCACCCAGTTCCCGGTGTTGCAAAAGTACGAGCGCGACGCCTTGTATGACGCCGCCGGCCGCCAGCCACCCGGCAAGCTCGCATCCGAGTACCGCAAGAATGGCTCCCTCAAGCCGGCTGACCTCACCGTCGACGGCGTCACCTACCAGGAGCCATTCACCGGAGTCGATCGCGAACGCGATATGAGTCTCGCCCACAAGCATTTCGGCGCCCTGATCGATTCGGCCGGGGAATCGAGCTGAGGAGCAGCTACCCGATGAAGACGATCAACCGTGAGGCCTTATCCGTAAGGAGAAATCCATGACCTCGGTCCAGCTATCCGGACTACTAGGCGACCTCGACGAAGCCGTGCGAACTGAACTTGCCTCTAAGCCAGATGTTGTGAACAAGGGCGGTGACCTCGACGTTGACAATCTCCCGGTCATCGCCCGCCGGTGGCACAAGCTCAACGACGCTGTTGCTCTCGTTGCCGACCTGAAGAACTCAACGAAGCTCGGCACTGGAAAGCACGATGCATCTACGGCCAGCATCTATGAATCCAGCACCGGCGGCGTCGTCAAGATCTTCGACCGGTTCGACGCAGATTTTCTCGCGATTCAAGG is a genomic window of Gordonia sp. SID5947 containing:
- a CDS encoding DNA methyltransferase, with the protein product MASFDSIVIGEDWISEHYFTTDSAKESFHGKVLELRKLWDAEKKEGRATVREHLLAATGALQTALAGLAENPDAAPEAHALARTTFGYPAALSTFTAERAGSELEIPDAKLDGTASVLFLQAVPVTSIEDLLDLETGLLISPAVEDGKPIESASKAVSAAFRSDAPPSFVVVQAGQWLLLAEAERWAEGRYLAVDLLVVAERRHEAKGGEIDRVAAMFGRQALLPDAEGNIWWAGVLEDSVKHTVGVSKDLREGIRLSIEIIANDVVRRRAAKGLTLDGIDGQDLAKHSLRFLYRILFLLYAEASPEMRVLPTGAAEYEEGYGLDRLRELTLTELVSEQARTGTHLYESLATLFRLVDRGHSPAVLENVADDPAPGLEFQPLRADLFKPEATALIDEVGLGNEATQRVLEQLLLSKESKGRKGAERGFISYAELGINQLGAVYEGLMSYTGFFAEEDLYEVAKNGDPEKGSWVVPVDRSDHLDEKDFVRAVDEATGEEKPVLHRKGTFVFRLAGRERQQSASYYTPEVLTKFVVSQALEELLDQNDERTTPEQILALTICEPALGSGAFAIEAVRQLAAEYLKRKQEDLGKLIEPDKYPVELQKVKAHIALHQVYGVDLNATAVELAEISLWLDTMVAGLQAPWFGLHLRRGNSLIGARRSVYAPSLLTKKQWLRTPAKDAPLGEEIGAGIHHFLLPSDGWGAVIDTAEAKTYAPEKREELRLWRNEIRKSPSKAIVKRLQSLAQRVETLWEFTLRRLTIAESEIRRDIQLWGSDLVEHTPAVTREEIENVLSDPNGAYQRLRRVMDAWCAIWSWPLTSQFDPPDWDQWVGGLEALLGVAVKETAAERRGQLSIGRDTSWQELGFAEENDLLLSRAMAVGHVYHQFPWLDVAQQIGDRQGFFHWELDFAPVFAAGGFNLQVGNPPWVRPDWDEAGVLAEFDPWWQLADKAAEAAKRAKRETTLNDAAARDTFLTERAAQAGTKESLGSGVDRPVLTGLQPDLYRCFMERTWRSAAPRGISALIHPESHFTELRAKNLRRDSYHRLRRHWQFKNNTYIFREISDKRDFGVHIYGHASPNVSFIQGAWLYHPSVAERSLVHDGSGPEPGVRDDNDQWDMRPHEQRVVNVDVGVLTGWAELIDEPGTPADEARMLYPVNRASAEVLEKISAAPRLGDVSFEWTRGWEEDRDRTLGFFEARTTTPDRWEDAILQGPHFTVATPLYQQPKPNPKSRQDTEQLDLCALDADFIPRTNYQVAKQYDGYAAAYPKWHDEPSSSFFRLAWRRMADSATVRSVHPAILPPGPCHVNAVLTAAPNTHTDLAVIAGSLASIPVDFFVKAAGISDLYVSNINRLPCIRNHYLEQQLILRTLRLNCLVRPYAALWNELYDSTWQHDSWVPGVGIDYAGRVMLGDVDTKWGSATPLRRAADRRQALVEIDAIVAIMLGITADELLTIYRTQFPVLQKYERDALYDAAGRQPPGKLASEYRKNGSLKPADLTVDGVTYQEPFTGVDRERDMSLAHKHFGALIDSAGESS